From Skermanella sp. TT6, a single genomic window includes:
- a CDS encoding exopolysaccharide biosynthesis protein, whose product MTAVIGAETACDTRRITDLLTEFRNNLPADRVSLADLVDALRHRAFGGFMLAMALPTLLPLPIGMAIVFDLPLVLLSVQLMIGRQSVWLPRGLLRGSVKRDQAARMLDRLIPRMRRLEDVLRPRMLWLTSPLGERLIGALCVALCVVLMTPIPLLGWFPAIALCVISLGLAERDGMMLMAGFGLSVATVFVSAAILAGVVQAGEALFPALGL is encoded by the coding sequence ATGACTGCCGTTATCGGTGCCGAAACGGCCTGCGACACACGCCGCATCACCGATCTCCTGACCGAATTCCGGAATAACCTTCCGGCCGACCGCGTCAGCCTCGCCGACCTCGTGGACGCCCTGCGTCATCGCGCGTTCGGCGGCTTCATGCTCGCGATGGCCCTGCCGACGCTGCTGCCGCTCCCGATCGGAATGGCGATCGTGTTCGACCTTCCGCTGGTGCTGCTTTCCGTCCAGCTGATGATCGGGCGTCAGTCGGTCTGGCTGCCGCGCGGGCTGCTCAGGGGCAGCGTCAAGCGGGATCAGGCGGCGCGCATGCTCGACAGGCTCATCCCGCGGATGCGCCGGCTCGAAGACGTGCTCAGGCCGCGCATGCTGTGGCTGACCTCGCCCCTTGGGGAACGCCTGATCGGCGCCTTGTGCGTCGCGCTGTGCGTCGTCCTGATGACGCCGATCCCGCTTCTGGGCTGGTTCCCCGCGATCGCGCTGTGCGTGATCTCACTGGGACTGGCGGAACGCGACGGCATGATGCTGATGGCCGGGTTCGGCCTGAGCGTCGCGACGGTGTTCGTTTCCGCCGCGATCCTGGCCGGCGTCGTCCAGGCGGGCGAAGCCCTGTTCCCGGCCCTCGGCCTCTAG